CGGCTTCCGCAAAAAAGGTCGCGCCTTTCATTGCGCAGTTCGGTATCAACATGGTTGATTTCCTGCCTGAAGAAGGGCAATCAGAGGCAACACCTTACACGTCGTTCAACAAGTTTTTTACCCGACGCGTCACCAACATTGCCCGTCCGTTTGCAAGCGGCACCAGCTTCCCGGCACCGTGCGATGCGCGGTATTTTGCCTACAACCAATTGGATGACACCGTATCCATTCCCGTCAAAGGATCTTTTTTCAAAGCAGGTGCCCTGTTAAACAACAAAACATGGGAAACGTATTTCGATAACGGCCCCGGATTTATTGCGCGCCTTTGTCCGGTTGACTATCACCGCTTTCACTTCCCGGATGATGGTGAAGTACTTGACAGTTGGCGTATTCCCGGTGCACTGCATTCTGTCAATCCATGGGCACTGGCCTTTCGGGAAGACATCTTTATGATCAATGAACGGCATGTAACCATAATGGAGACAACGCACTTCGGCAAACTGGCTTACGTGGAGGTTGGGGCTACGTGTGTGGGTAAGATTCAACAGACCTACAGCGGCAAGCAGTTTGCGCGCGGGGATGAGAAAGGCATGTTTCTTTTCGGCGGCTCCACCGTGATTGTGATTGGTGAGTCTGGAAGATGGGAGATTGACTCCGACATCATCAATAATACGGCACAGGGGATCGAGAGCTACTTAAAAATGGGCCGGCCTGTTGGTAAATCCATTGCCTGAGTCATTTACAAGCTGAAACAATACCCAGCAAATGCCTTAAACATTGCACGGTTGCAGCATTGCAATCGATCTCCTTCTGTTTTAAAAGCCCCTCTTATACCAACAAGCACCTGCATCGGTGCGTAACTTCGCAACCAGAAACGAACGGTTGCAACGAGCCTTTCTGATATAGTATCATTTACTTGCTGAATCTCATGCATCGATTTTTTTGATTGGGCTATTAATAGTATTTTTTTCTGGCCCCACTTTCGCCCTAGCACAGCCGTATCCAGATGAGTGTATCGACTTGCTTGGTCCAGCCACACCGATCAGTCCACAAGGGCACGATCATAAATGGTTCAGTGATAGCTTATTCGTTATTGAGGCTGAAAACCTGCATATTATTGATGGCAACTGGGGTATACTGAATGGACTCAGTGGTGCAACGGATGAGGGGTATCTGGAATGGAAAACCGGAAATCCGGCAACAGGTATTGACGAACCGGGGCAGGATATTCTTTCCTACTTTTTTTATACGATTCCTGACAGTATAGCTAAGCCAGCACGCTACAGACTCCTGTTCCATTCAGCGGCAATCGACAACACCGAGCACAATGACATATGGGTTAGATTCCCCAATCACTCAGGCGAAGCTGTGCGCCCGGATGGATCCGATCCGCTTGATCTGGGAAACGATTGGTTCAAAGTTTACCAAAACGAGGGAGGAAACAGATGGACGTTTGATACTTTCACGGTCGACAATGACCCGCATGAAATTTACTATATCTCCACCGAAGAACCTTTCTGGAATGTCATTCAGATTTCCGGACGTTCTACCCAGTTCAAAT
The Bacteroidota bacterium DNA segment above includes these coding regions:
- a CDS encoding phosphatidylserine decarboxylase; translation: MKQLAPIRYIDIETGIAHEEQVYGGSWVKLLYGTWIGRLVSALIALPPFSKFYGWLQDRPASAKKVAPFIAQFGINMVDFLPEEGQSEATPYTSFNKFFTRRVTNIARPFASGTSFPAPCDARYFAYNQLDDTVSIPVKGSFFKAGALLNNKTWETYFDNGPGFIARLCPVDYHRFHFPDDGEVLDSWRIPGALHSVNPWALAFREDIFMINERHVTIMETTHFGKLAYVEVGATCVGKIQQTYSGKQFARGDEKGMFLFGGSTVIVIGESGRWEIDSDIINNTAQGIESYLKMGRPVGKSIA